From Nitratidesulfovibrio vulgaris str. Hildenborough, a single genomic window includes:
- a CDS encoding ErpA-related iron-sulfur cluster insertion protein (Members of this family, many of which are selenoproteins, show homology to the iron-sulfur cluster insertion ErpA that was described in Escherichia coli.) — protein MFTLTVPAAMLDKLRAMLAEEDDGTCVRLREYKHGSGCSSKVILGLGMEEQDMDEDVRVDVEDVPFIAEKDFLVKYGTVFTLSFNDNNEVLLFAEQA, from the coding sequence ATGTTCACCCTTACCGTACCCGCAGCCATGCTGGACAAACTACGTGCGATGCTTGCCGAAGAGGATGACGGAACCTGCGTGCGCCTGCGCGAATACAAGCACGGGTCGGGATGCAGTTCGAAGGTCATCCTCGGCCTCGGAATGGAAGAACAGGATATGGATGAGGATGTCCGCGTCGACGTCGAGGACGTGCCGTTCATTGCCGAAAAGGACTTTCTCGTGAAGTACGGCACGGTGTTCACACTGTCGTTCAACGACAACAACGAAGTGCTGCTCTTCGCTGAACAGGCATGA
- a CDS encoding glycyl-radical enzyme activating protein, with product MRQGMIYNIQRMSVHDGPGLRTTVFLKGCPLRCLWCSNPESQSAVPQMLFFENLCTGCGKCVEVCPEGAARIVDGKVIRSIAKCTHCGLCTASCPSKAREMSGRLMTVEEVMDVVLKDMLFYENSGGGVTFGGGEPTSGGEFFLDLVKAAHEEGIHVTVDTCGFCPEERFDRTLALADLFLFDCKHTDPEAHRRLTGQDNTLILRNLRAALASGKEVHVRMPLIPGMNDDDANLSALAALLGEFGRDKVEVMPCHAFGWNKYVALGLPAPDMPQYTPEQLSAVLDRFAKHGLVPVMV from the coding sequence CGGCCCCGGCCTGCGCACCACCGTCTTCCTCAAGGGCTGCCCGCTGCGGTGTCTGTGGTGCAGCAATCCCGAGTCGCAGAGTGCCGTTCCCCAGATGCTGTTCTTCGAGAACCTCTGCACCGGCTGCGGCAAGTGCGTGGAGGTCTGTCCCGAAGGGGCGGCGCGCATCGTCGATGGCAAGGTCATCCGTTCCATCGCGAAATGCACCCACTGCGGCCTGTGTACGGCCTCGTGCCCAAGCAAGGCGCGTGAGATGTCGGGTCGCCTCATGACCGTCGAAGAGGTCATGGATGTCGTTCTCAAGGACATGCTCTTCTACGAGAATTCCGGCGGTGGCGTGACCTTCGGCGGTGGTGAGCCCACCTCCGGCGGCGAGTTCTTTCTCGACCTCGTCAAGGCGGCGCATGAAGAGGGCATCCATGTCACGGTCGACACCTGCGGTTTCTGTCCCGAAGAGCGCTTCGACCGTACCCTCGCCCTTGCCGACCTCTTCCTCTTCGATTGCAAGCACACCGACCCGGAGGCGCACCGCCGCCTGACCGGGCAGGACAATACGCTGATTCTGCGCAACCTGCGCGCCGCGCTGGCGTCAGGCAAGGAAGTGCATGTGAGGATGCCGCTCATTCCCGGCATGAACGACGATGACGCCAACCTCTCCGCCCTCGCCGCCCTGCTTGGCGAATTCGGGCGCGACAAGGTGGAGGTCATGCCGTGCCATGCCTTCGGATGGAACAAATACGTGGCGCTGGGCCTGCCCGCGCCCGACATGCCCCAGTACACTCCCGAGCAGCTTTCGGCTGTTCTGGACAGGTTTGCGAAACACGGGCTCGTGCCCGTCATGGTGTAA